A stretch of Desulfovibrio desulfuricans DSM 642 DNA encodes these proteins:
- a CDS encoding AMP-binding protein — protein sequence MEEKVRERQAQFELREWTLGQVLDHTVARFPDNEALVYPDRNYRQTWSEFGALVDDFAKGLMALGVQKGEKVAVWATNVPYWVALQFATAKIGAILITVNTNYREHELRYLLTHSECENIFLIDSVRDHDYLDTLYRIAPELRLQSRDRFVCKSLPHLKRVCFLGAEKHRGMYSVPEILSLSVMVDEAEYAARQALLQPWDVINMQYTSGTTGFPRGVMLTHVGVGLNGYWIGRHQNFGAEDRVCLPVPLFHCFGCVLGVSAAVNHGATMVILESFNALKVLAALDSERCTAVYGVPTMFLAELEHPLFKRFDLSHMRTGIMAGSVCPEPLMRRVVDDMNMTEITICYGLTEASPVMTQSDIHDPLSLRCETVGCAMPGIEVRVGDPDTCEELPRGEVGEILCRGYNVMKGYYNMPDDTAKAISPEGWLHSGDLGVMDENGYLRVTGRIKDMIIRGGENIYPREVEEFLLGMPGILDVQVVAVPSRKYGEEVAAFIIPRPGVEILPEDVRDFCRGKVSWYKIPKYIKTITGFPLTASGKIQKFKLREMAAEFWPEPMQR from the coding sequence ATGGAAGAAAAAGTTCGTGAGCGTCAGGCACAGTTTGAACTGCGTGAATGGACGTTGGGGCAGGTGCTTGACCACACTGTGGCGCGCTTTCCCGATAATGAAGCCCTGGTATACCCTGACCGCAACTATCGCCAGACCTGGAGCGAATTTGGCGCTCTGGTGGACGATTTCGCCAAGGGGCTGATGGCTCTTGGCGTGCAAAAGGGCGAAAAGGTCGCGGTATGGGCCACCAACGTGCCGTACTGGGTAGCATTGCAGTTTGCCACGGCAAAAATCGGCGCCATACTGATTACGGTAAACACCAATTACCGTGAACACGAATTGCGCTATCTGCTCACCCACTCCGAGTGCGAAAATATTTTTCTTATCGACAGCGTGCGCGACCACGACTATCTGGACACGCTTTACCGCATCGCGCCGGAGCTGCGTTTGCAGTCGCGCGACAGATTTGTGTGCAAAAGCCTGCCGCACCTCAAGCGTGTGTGCTTTCTGGGGGCGGAAAAGCACCGGGGCATGTATTCCGTGCCGGAAATACTCTCTCTTTCCGTCATGGTGGACGAGGCGGAATACGCCGCCCGTCAGGCCCTGCTCCAGCCGTGGGATGTCATCAACATGCAGTACACCTCGGGCACCACGGGCTTTCCACGCGGGGTCATGCTGACCCATGTGGGCGTGGGGCTGAACGGGTACTGGATTGGCCGCCACCAGAATTTCGGCGCGGAAGACAGGGTGTGCCTGCCTGTGCCGCTGTTCCACTGCTTCGGTTGCGTGCTTGGCGTCTCCGCCGCAGTGAATCACGGCGCGACCATGGTTATTCTTGAGTCGTTCAACGCGCTCAAGGTGCTGGCTGCCCTCGACAGCGAACGCTGCACGGCTGTGTACGGCGTGCCCACCATGTTTCTGGCAGAGCTGGAGCATCCACTCTTCAAGCGTTTTGACCTTTCGCACATGCGCACCGGCATCATGGCCGGTTCCGTCTGCCCCGAGCCGCTCATGCGCCGTGTGGTGGACGACATGAACATGACGGAAATCACCATCTGCTACGGCCTTACGGAAGCTTCGCCGGTGATGACCCAGTCGGACATCCACGATCCCCTGTCGCTGCGCTGCGAAACCGTGGGCTGCGCCATGCCCGGCATTGAGGTGCGCGTGGGCGACCCCGATACCTGCGAGGAACTGCCGCGCGGCGAGGTGGGCGAAATCCTCTGCCGCGGCTACAATGTCATGAAGGGCTACTACAATATGCCCGATGATACGGCCAAGGCCATCAGCCCCGAGGGCTGGTTGCATTCCGGCGATCTGGGCGTTATGGACGAAAACGGCTACCTGCGTGTGACAGGCCGCATCAAGGATATGATTATCCGTGGCGGCGAAAACATCTATCCGCGTGAGGTTGAAGAGTTCCTTCTGGGCATGCCCGGCATTCTGGACGTGCAGGTTGTGGCTGTTCCCAGCCGCAAGTACGGCGAAGAGGTCGCGGCCTTCATCATCCCCCGCCCAGGTGTGGAAATTCTGCCGGAAGACGTGCGTGATTTTTGCCGCGGCAAGGTGTCGTGGTATAAGATACCCAAGTACATCAAAACAATAACAGGGTTCCCGCTCACGGCCAGCGGCAAAATCCAGAAGTTCAAACTGCGCGAAATGGCTGCAGAATTCTGGCCCGAGCCCATGCAACGCTGA
- the sppA gene encoding signal peptide peptidase SppA, with amino-acid sequence MNTDQPLSMSAASEVGHADAMSASIPAATPESSSTASSASPSGGQPCVCPLAQVPANVWKDLLRRPFRKRHPVIFWGLILLLLAGVGVFGAALGSNGLMGGQRIALVSVSGPIMDPEPALEWIRKVERDPMIAGVLLRVDSPGGGAAASQEIYSAVRELARKKPVAVSMGSLAASGGLMVSMAGSRVFANASTVTGSIGVRMDIPQLQGLMGKIGVGQETITTAPYKDAGSYMRPLSTEQRDYFKKVLDDMHQQFVDIVADGRHMEHARAAALASGKIFTGREAVQLGLVDELGGQQTALVWLSEQCGVPAERKLVTRPKEGGWLPRSLKTMLGVDLSALGSLSSSSPVFLYQF; translated from the coding sequence TTGAATACAGATCAACCCCTGTCCATGTCTGCCGCCAGCGAAGTCGGTCATGCTGACGCCATGTCTGCTTCCATCCCTGCGGCTACGCCCGAGTCGTCATCCACTGCGTCATCCGCATCTCCATCTGGGGGGCAGCCCTGCGTCTGCCCGCTGGCGCAGGTTCCGGCAAACGTATGGAAGGATCTGCTGCGCCGTCCGTTCCGCAAGCGGCATCCGGTCATCTTTTGGGGGCTTATACTGCTTTTGCTGGCAGGTGTCGGCGTGTTTGGCGCTGCCCTTGGCAGCAATGGCCTCATGGGCGGCCAGCGCATAGCCCTTGTGTCTGTTTCCGGCCCCATCATGGATCCGGAACCTGCCCTTGAGTGGATACGCAAGGTGGAGCGCGACCCCATGATAGCGGGTGTGCTGCTGCGCGTGGATTCGCCTGGCGGGGGCGCAGCGGCATCGCAGGAAATTTATAGCGCCGTGCGCGAGCTGGCCCGCAAAAAGCCCGTGGCTGTCAGCATGGGTTCTCTGGCTGCTTCGGGCGGGCTGATGGTCAGCATGGCTGGGTCGCGCGTGTTTGCCAATGCCTCCACCGTGACAGGTTCCATTGGCGTACGCATGGACATCCCGCAGTTACAGGGTCTTATGGGTAAAATCGGCGTGGGGCAGGAGACCATAACCACCGCCCCCTACAAAGACGCAGGCTCCTACATGCGCCCGCTGAGCACCGAACAGCGCGACTATTTTAAAAAAGTGCTGGACGACATGCACCAGCAGTTTGTGGATATCGTGGCCGATGGGCGGCATATGGAGCATGCCCGCGCCGCCGCGCTTGCCAGCGGCAAGATTTTTACCGGGCGTGAGGCCGTGCAGCTTGGACTGGTGGATGAACTGGGCGGGCAGCAAACGGCCCTGGTCTGGCTTTCGGAGCAGTGCGGCGTACCAGCGGAGCGCAAGCTTGTGACCCGGCCCAAGGAAGGCGGCTGGCTACCGCGCAGTCTCAAGACCATGCTTGGGGTAGATCTGAGCGCGCTGGGCAGCCTTTCTTCCAGCAGCCCGGTGTTTCTTTATCAGTTTTAG
- a CDS encoding translation initiation factor IF-2: MRTFFSSLPLAALLGTFALPPVLLTGGAACAAEHTPGPPAAVSAADKPATAGKGSNGNTADNNPAESASPTPDPLSPLQNGPSASRPGPLPLPSPVLRSAHCPAAPLPPHAQRLCAEAAALLDALHTAAAALPNRRDIRMGITDFNEYTALAAELYTPLTEVDHAAAGGDSGAQSITVTLLARPDAAETLLRLLRNPDALKVRRLLLADLMAATANARQVAQEVATADALPGAGGSGDAGPGSGGTWYIAKATPPGQLTQHPPMPTPEGIARETAQQNARQKADALADSLAAAIAALDTLRLSPEGWLTSADSLAVLEKSAVNLPQSAATQLLLSEALLQAGMPQRSIASCTAALELAPGLGRARYIRALAHWRLQQLALAEDDLSAALEATTDAFPHTSDKVRLLRARGALRMLRSNEPGMCDDLAAACALGDCDGLAAARGQQMCLTSSRQEGGQPAVDAVTPQPPVKAGDTAEKP; this comes from the coding sequence TTGCGTACATTTTTTTCCAGCTTGCCCCTGGCGGCTCTGCTGGGAACTTTTGCCCTGCCGCCGGTCTTGCTGACCGGCGGCGCGGCATGCGCAGCAGAACACACGCCCGGCCCTCCGGCGGCAGTCTCTGCCGCTGACAAACCAGCAACTGCGGGTAAGGGTAGCAACGGCAATACGGCTGACAACAACCCAGCCGAAAGCGCCAGCCCAACGCCTGATCCGCTCTCGCCTTTGCAAAACGGCCCATCTGCTTCCAGACCAGGCCCCCTCCCCCTGCCATCGCCCGTTCTTCGCAGCGCGCACTGCCCCGCCGCTCCACTGCCCCCGCATGCCCAAAGGCTGTGCGCGGAAGCCGCCGCCCTTCTGGATGCCCTGCACACTGCCGCAGCAGCCCTGCCCAACAGACGCGACATCCGCATGGGCATTACCGATTTCAACGAATACACGGCGCTGGCCGCAGAGCTGTACACCCCGCTGACAGAGGTTGACCATGCTGCCGCTGGTGGGGATTCCGGCGCGCAAAGCATCACAGTCACCTTGCTGGCCCGACCCGACGCGGCGGAAACGCTGCTGCGGCTGCTGCGCAATCCTGATGCCCTGAAAGTGCGGCGCTTGCTGCTGGCAGACCTGATGGCCGCAACGGCAAACGCCCGGCAGGTCGCTCAGGAGGTTGCCACTGCCGATGCCCTGCCCGGAGCGGGCGGCTCCGGCGATGCAGGCCCCGGTTCTGGCGGTACGTGGTATATTGCCAAGGCGACACCGCCGGGGCAGTTGACCCAGCACCCTCCCATGCCGACCCCCGAGGGTATCGCCAGGGAGACGGCGCAACAGAACGCGAGGCAGAAAGCAGACGCCCTGGCAGACTCTCTTGCCGCCGCCATTGCGGCTCTGGATACATTGCGCCTTTCGCCCGAGGGCTGGCTGACCTCGGCAGACTCTCTGGCAGTCCTTGAAAAATCTGCCGTCAATCTGCCGCAGAGCGCCGCAACCCAGCTACTTCTGAGCGAGGCACTTTTGCAGGCGGGCATGCCGCAGCGCAGTATCGCCTCCTGCACTGCCGCGCTGGAGCTTGCCCCCGGCCTTGGGCGCGCGCGGTACATCCGCGCACTGGCCCACTGGCGCTTGCAGCAACTGGCTCTTGCCGAAGATGACCTGAGCGCCGCGCTGGAAGCCACAACGGATGCTTTTCCCCACACTTCGGATAAAGTCCGGCTTTTGCGGGCGCGCGGCGCGTTGCGCATGCTGCGCAGCAACGAACCCGGCATGTGTGATGATCTGGCCGCCGCCTGCGCTCTGGGCGACTGCGATGGCCTTGCCGCCGCCCGTGGGCAGCAGATGTGCCTTACATCTTCAAGGCAAGAGGGAGGCCAGCCCGCGGTTGATGCCGTCACGCCCCAACCGCCCGTCAAGGCTGGCGACACGGCCGAAAAACCATGA
- a CDS encoding helix-turn-helix domain-containing protein, with the protein MPPVRTIGSRIRGFREEREVDLQTLSQNTGLTEDYLEKLESDAIYPCIGPLQKVARALGVRLGTFLDDQFSRDPVVSSINGEAEADEALHTGRVPRSSYTYHALAKGKNDRNMEPFHIRIFPDSGERKTTSHQGEEFICVLKGELLVVYGRETRVLKPGETIYYNSIVPHYVGAAGDEPVEFLAVTYNP; encoded by the coding sequence ATGCCCCCCGTGCGTACCATTGGTTCCCGCATCCGTGGATTTCGCGAAGAACGCGAAGTTGACCTGCAAACTCTTTCCCAGAATACGGGCCTTACGGAAGACTATCTTGAAAAGCTGGAGTCAGACGCCATCTATCCCTGTATCGGCCCCCTGCAAAAGGTGGCCCGCGCTCTTGGCGTGCGCCTTGGCACTTTTCTGGACGACCAGTTTTCGCGCGACCCGGTGGTGAGCAGCATCAATGGCGAGGCCGAGGCCGATGAAGCGCTGCACACAGGGCGCGTACCCCGCTCCAGCTATACCTATCATGCGCTGGCCAAGGGCAAGAACGACCGCAACATGGAACCCTTCCACATCCGCATTTTCCCCGACAGCGGCGAACGCAAGACCACCTCGCATCAGGGCGAGGAATTTATCTGCGTGCTCAAGGGCGAACTGCTTGTGGTCTATGGGCGCGAAACCCGCGTGCTCAAGCCCGGCGAAACAATTTACTACAATTCCATTGTGCCTCATTACGTGGGCGCTGCGGGCGACGAGCCTGTGGAATTTCTGGCTGTGACCTACAATCCCTAG
- a CDS encoding sensor domain-containing diguanylate cyclase, with amino-acid sequence MQKNTRKSFCWGVDPDLAYRHVDAAKERLLDLPVGSLAGKSLVHCMHPDDAAMLRRALASAEPRALTGCTVRYVCPKGTHTVTSLSIKPLRSACGTLLGFEGEEHNIGTVDMRGDLTPIFEEVFAHDFMALCIVNRDGQLLAVNAQYAIIANKPANTLVRAHILEAGIPSVEDVDRAFSILPSGNAISEQEIIWDGKDYVMAMYGLPDACGEIRSICVSLRDISLRKGLERRLEAANRQLEEMNLKDYLTGVFNRRHFDEALQREVARLAREGGEMCIGMVDVDKFKLYNDAYGHLAGDDCLARAAKAMSAALFRPGDELFRYGGEEFAIIMPQTGKKSATMVAERVREAISALRIPHCQSALGHVTISIGVAALDATSALSGYMACEELIRVADKALYAAKNSGRNKVASAACSLAESD; translated from the coding sequence ATGCAAAAAAACACCAGAAAATCATTTTGCTGGGGCGTTGACCCTGATCTGGCCTATCGCCATGTGGATGCGGCAAAGGAGCGGTTGCTGGATTTACCAGTGGGATCACTCGCGGGCAAATCTCTGGTTCATTGCATGCACCCGGACGATGCCGCCATGCTGCGCCGCGCTCTTGCTTCTGCCGAGCCAAGGGCGCTCACAGGCTGCACCGTGCGCTATGTGTGCCCAAAGGGTACACACACGGTTACCAGCCTGAGCATAAAACCACTACGCAGTGCCTGCGGCACACTTCTCGGCTTTGAAGGCGAAGAACACAACATAGGCACTGTGGACATGCGTGGAGATCTCACGCCCATTTTTGAGGAGGTGTTTGCGCACGATTTCATGGCGCTCTGCATCGTCAACAGGGATGGGCAACTGCTGGCGGTCAACGCGCAGTACGCCATTATTGCGAACAAGCCCGCCAACACGCTGGTGCGCGCCCACATTCTTGAAGCGGGCATTCCCTCTGTTGAAGATGTGGACAGGGCGTTCAGCATCCTTCCTTCTGGCAACGCCATCTCCGAGCAGGAGATCATCTGGGACGGCAAGGACTACGTCATGGCCATGTACGGCCTGCCCGATGCCTGCGGCGAGATTCGCTCCATCTGTGTTTCGCTGCGCGACATAAGCCTGCGCAAGGGGCTGGAGCGCCGGCTGGAGGCCGCCAATCGCCAACTGGAAGAGATGAATCTCAAGGATTACCTGACAGGCGTGTTTAACCGCCGCCATTTTGATGAAGCCCTGCAAAGGGAAGTGGCGCGCCTTGCCCGTGAAGGCGGCGAAATGTGCATTGGCATGGTCGATGTGGACAAGTTCAAGCTGTACAACGACGCCTATGGGCACCTTGCCGGGGACGACTGTCTTGCCCGTGCGGCAAAAGCCATGAGCGCCGCGCTTTTCAGGCCCGGTGACGAACTGTTTCGCTACGGAGGCGAAGAATTCGCCATCATCATGCCCCAGACAGGCAAGAAAAGCGCCACAATGGTTGCCGAGCGCGTGCGCGAAGCCATCAGCGCTCTGCGCATCCCCCACTGCCAAAGCGCCCTTGGACATGTGACCATCAGCATAGGCGTTGCGGCGCTTGATGCAACCAGCGCCCTGTCAGGCTACATGGCCTGCGAAGAACTTATCAGAGTAGCGGACAAAGCCTTGTACGCAGCTAAAAACAGCGGGCGCAACAAGGTCGCCTCAGCCGCATGCAGCCTTGCTGAGAGCGATTAG